From Antedon mediterranea chromosome 9, ecAntMedi1.1, whole genome shotgun sequence, a single genomic window includes:
- the LOC140058888 gene encoding dual specificity protein phosphatase 6-like — protein MKMPTQSSLDQQDFLAQGRSPKWVREHLAANDLLVLDLRSADEFGQSHIDGAIHLSLPGSGGILLRRLQKGTVSFKCFIAGDEGKETFAKRSKNVPIILYDTNTTDFNANTDSTFLLLLKKLAKDGFRSYYLEGGFASFASQFPNLLDRQGESESDDEPMVEGIGRLRINCGGSGSESEQEPPLDNLLPVEILPALFLGSKKDSENLSMLQELNIKYILNVTPNIPNSFEKNGLIKYKQIPISDHWSQNLAAFFPEAISFIEEAREAKCGVLVHCLAGISRSVTVTVAYLMHKMSLSLNEAYDYVKLKKSNISPNFNFMGQLLDFERRLINSPCRKGTCHCAAEGRKCYSPKILNQYTEEMHFTDNCPTTPSSTECSSPSEFDFPPYLSL, from the exons ATGAAAATGCCAACTCAAAGCAGCCTAGATCAACAGGATTTTTTGGCGCAGGGTCGGTCGCCAAAGTGGGTTAGGGAGCATTTGGCTGCCAACGACTTGCTTGTTTTAGACCTCCGGTCTGCAGATGAATTTGGTCAATCACACATCGATGGAGCGATTCATCTATCTTTGCCCGGTAGCGGGGGTATTCTATTACGGCGACTTCAGAAGGGTACAGTGTCTTTCAAATGCTTTATAGCCGGCGATGAAGGCAAAGAAACATTTGCAAAAAGATCAAAGAATGTTCCTATTATTTTGTACGATACGAATACCACAGATTTCAACGCAAACACGGACTCAACGTTCTTGCTGTTGTTAAAGAAGTTGGCCAAAGATGGCTTCCGATCTTACTATCTCGAAG gagGATTTGCTTCTTTCGCTTCACAATTCCCGAATTTGTTGGACAGACAAGGAGAAAGTGAGTCGGACGACGAGCCGATGGTTGAAGGAATCGGTAGATTACGAATAAATTGTGGCGGCAGTGGCAGCGAGTCCGAGCAAGAACCACCATTAGACAATCTTTTACCGGTTGAAATTTTACCAGCATTATTCCTGGGATCTAAGAAAGACTCTGAAAATCTGTCTATGCTCCAAGAACtcaatattaaatacattttgaacGTTACGCCAAATATTCCCAATAGCTTTGAGAAAAATGGACTTATAAAGTACAAACAAATACCAATATCCGACCATTGGAGCCAAAACCTAGCTGCATTTTTTCCAGAAGCAATATCATTTATTg aGGAAGCCAGAGAAGCCAAGTGCGGAGTATTAGTACACTGTTTAGCTGGCATCAGCAGATCCGTAACGGTGACCGTAGCGTATTTGATGCACAAAATGTCGTTATCGTTAAACGAAGCCTACGATTACGTAAAGCTTAAGAAGTCGAACATCTCGCCAAACTTCAACTTTATGGGACAATTATTAGACTTTGAACGACGATTAATAAACAGTCCGTGTCGAAAAGGAACGTGTCATTGTGCTGCGGAAGGACGCAAATGCTACAGCCCGAAAATCTTGAATCAGTACACAGAAGAAATGCATTTTACGGATAATTGCCCCACCACGCCAAGTAGCACGGAGTGTTCGTCCCCATCTGAATTCGATTTTCCCCCGTACCTGTCGTTGTGA